A region of Culicoides brevitarsis isolate CSIRO-B50_1 chromosome 1, AGI_CSIRO_Cbre_v1, whole genome shotgun sequence DNA encodes the following proteins:
- the LOC134831498 gene encoding ribosomal RNA small subunit methyltransferase NEP1: protein MGKKRQIGEQKNEDEFDLSSKHLKTSHVRANDKRLIIILEGAQLETIKIGKAFELLNCDDHPNLLRKHNRDPGTCRPDITHQSLLMLIDSPLNRAGLLQVYIRTEKNVLIEVNPQIRIPRTFRRFAGLMVQLLHKFSIRASDSTMKLMKVIKNPIENHLPVGCRKIVMSYSSKKVENCRELVPKDDLPMAIVVGAFAHGNVDVPYKEDVISISNYPLSAALTCSKLCSAFEEVWGIV from the exons atgggCAAAAAACGCCAAATCGGAGAACAAAAGAACGAAGATGAGTTCGATTTATCTTCAAAACATCTCAAAACGAGTCATGTTCGCGCCAATGATAAGCG CTTAATTATCATCTTAGAAGGCGCCCAACTCGAAACCATCAAAATCGGAAAGGCATTCGAACTTTTAAATTGTGACGATCATCCGAATCTCTTGCGAAAACACAATCGCGATCCAGGCACTTGTCGTCCCGACATCACCCATCAGTCGTTGTTGATGTTAATTGACTCGCCCCTGAATCGTGCCGGACTGTTGCAAGTTTATATCAGGACAGAAAAGAACGTTTTGATTGAAGTTAATCCACAAATTCGGATTCCGAGAACTTTTAGACGATTTGCTGGGCTGATGG tgcaaCTTTTACACAAATTCTCGATTCGAGCATCGGATAGCACAATGAAGCTGatgaaagtcataaaaaatccGATAGAAAATCATTTGCCGGTCGGTTGTCGTAAAATTGTGATGTCATATAGTTCGAAAAAGGTCGAAAATTGCCGTGAACTCGTGCCGAAAGATGATTTACCGATGGCGATTGTTGTTGGAGCGTTCGCGCACGGCAATGTCGATGTCCCATACAAAGAAGATGTCATTTCGATCAGTAATTATCCACTTTCCGCGGCACTTACGTGCTCTAAACTCTGTTCTGCTTTCGAAGAAGTTTGGGGaatcgtttga
- the LOC134831505 gene encoding uncharacterized protein LOC134831505: MARYNWLYRKVRKYMQPVDFDVAEKWKKRLSLIYFLCAWNAIAFIGFQYYRGKGDWAKAAGLKTEGEEKIPVAAQYANVLGIKNAHVTRISGLKKSAEYEIVDGEVRFKDTNDQNESISS, encoded by the coding sequence ATGGCTCGCTACAATTGGCTTTACCGCAAAGTGCGAAAATACATGCAGCCCGTAGACTTTGATGTCGccgaaaaatggaagaaacgCCTGTCACTCATCTATTTCTTGTGTGCCTGGAACGCAATTGCCTTCATCGGATTTCAATACTACCGCGGCAAAGGCGATTGGGCGAAAGCTGCAGGTCTCAAAACGGAAGGCGAGGAAAAAATTCCCGTCGCCGCGCAATACGCCAACGTCCTTGGCATCAAAAATGCTCATGTCACGAGGATATCGGGCTTAAAAAAATCCGCCGAATACGAAATTGTCGACGGCGAAGTGCGGTTCAAAGACACAAATGACCAAAATGAGTCAATTtctagttaa